In Wolbachia endosymbiont (group B) of Germaria angustata, the following are encoded in one genomic region:
- the ileS gene encoding isoleucine--tRNA ligase, which produces MNMKYYPDTSSSPDFSLLEKEIIKFWQENKIFEQSVEKRSKGHCFVFYDGPPFANGLPHYGHLLTGFIKDAFARYQTMLQKRVERRFGWDCHGLPAEMGAEKELGISGRTEIEKFGIEKFNNHCRTSVMKFSSEWEKYVNRQARWVDFHNDYKTMDKSFMESVMWAFKQLYDKGLVYESIRVVPYSWACETPLSNFETRLDNAYREKASKAVTVAFELLENPKQFKQKCKLLAWTTTPWTLPSNLALAVGEDIEYCMVLVNGEVCIFAESYLEKFVSHCEQSNIQYENCNTKLKASDLAGLSYKPLFDYFKDTKNAFRVFIADYVTAEDGTGVVHTAPGFGEEDFYLCQRHDIRAVCPIDNAGKFTAEVSDLTGIHVFDANDTVIKKLKEQGSWFKTEQHIHNYPHCWRTDTPLIYRTMPSWYVAVTKFKGRMAELNKRINWMPNHIRDGQFGKWLEGAHDWSISRNRFWGTPIPVWKSDDAKYPRVDVYGSIAELERDFNVKIDDLHRPFIDTLTRPNPDDPTGKSVMRRVPDVFDCWFESGSMPFAQVHYPFENKEWFEKNFPADFITEYIAQTRGWFYTLFVLSTALFDSEPFKNCICHGVVLDVKGQKLSKRLNNYADPMEVFDKYGSDALRFLMLSGSIVCGGNLLLDKEGNLVRDVLKNVIKPIWNSYHFFTMYANADGIKAEICQDYQSTIDRYMISKCFEAVEGIQASMNNYNSQEACKILTDFFEVLNNWYIRRSRERFWKGDLDQDKTDAYNVLYTVFYYMLRAAAPLLPLITETIWQGLKYKETSVHLAGFPQLERYNSQLIVKMDLVREICNSALSIRNTFNIRIRQPLGSMTIYHSSSCDFLENEYQEIIRDEVNVKKLELVNRLEDIASLELKLNFPLLGKKIADKIKKLVQYVKEEKWKQIENEQIFLGDETENYTIEKGEYELLLKADSEYSSVFDNNKGIVVLSTELNDELILEGLARDVVRLIQETRKQADFHISDRIRVTIKTEDEKIKEAITTWNKYIKEQTLALSLDTNKEIEADFYFKEYQGLTVGIKLIKLQS; this is translated from the coding sequence ATGAATATGAAGTATTATCCTGATACAAGCAGCAGTCCTGATTTTTCATTGCTAGAAAAGGAAATCATAAAATTTTGGCAGGAAAATAAAATTTTTGAGCAGTCAGTCGAGAAACGTTCCAAGGGTCATTGTTTTGTATTTTATGATGGGCCTCCGTTTGCAAATGGACTTCCGCATTACGGACACTTGCTTACTGGTTTTATAAAAGATGCATTTGCAAGATATCAAACTATGCTGCAAAAAAGGGTTGAGCGTAGATTTGGTTGGGATTGCCATGGCTTACCAGCTGAGATGGGTGCAGAAAAGGAACTTGGAATATCTGGTAGAACTGAGATAGAGAAGTTTGGCATTGAAAAATTCAATAATCATTGCCGTACTTCTGTGATGAAATTTTCATCAGAATGGGAGAAGTATGTAAATAGACAAGCAAGATGGGTAGATTTTCACAATGACTATAAGACTATGGATAAGTCATTCATGGAGTCGGTCATGTGGGCATTTAAGCAGCTTTATGATAAAGGTCTGGTGTATGAATCAATACGCGTTGTTCCCTATAGCTGGGCGTGCGAAACTCCACTCTCTAATTTTGAAACAAGACTAGATAATGCTTATAGAGAAAAAGCTAGCAAGGCTGTAACTGTTGCGTTTGAACTTTTAGAAAACCCAAAGCAATTTAAACAAAAATGTAAGTTGCTTGCTTGGACTACAACCCCTTGGACGTTGCCAAGCAACCTCGCACTGGCAGTAGGGGAGGATATTGAGTATTGTATGGTGTTAGTAAATGGTGAAGTCTGCATCTTTGCTGAAAGTTATTTAGAGAAATTTGTCAGCCACTGTGAACAAAGCAATATTCAATATGAAAACTGTAATACAAAACTTAAAGCGAGTGATCTTGCAGGTCTTTCCTATAAACCACTGTTTGATTACTTTAAAGATACAAAAAATGCGTTCCGTGTTTTCATTGCCGATTATGTTACAGCAGAAGATGGTACTGGTGTTGTGCACACTGCTCCTGGCTTTGGTGAAGAAGATTTTTACCTTTGCCAAAGACATGATATTCGGGCTGTTTGTCCAATTGATAACGCTGGAAAGTTTACTGCTGAAGTTTCAGATTTAACAGGAATTCATGTTTTTGATGCCAATGATACAGTAATAAAAAAATTAAAAGAGCAGGGGAGTTGGTTTAAGACTGAGCAACATATTCATAATTATCCTCACTGCTGGAGAACTGATACTCCTTTGATCTATCGCACTATGCCTTCTTGGTACGTTGCTGTGACAAAGTTCAAGGGGAGAATGGCAGAACTGAATAAGAGAATTAATTGGATGCCGAATCATATTAGAGATGGTCAATTTGGAAAATGGCTTGAAGGAGCGCACGACTGGTCTATTTCACGCAATCGATTCTGGGGTACTCCAATTCCTGTGTGGAAATCAGACGATGCAAAATATCCAAGAGTGGATGTGTATGGCTCAATAGCAGAACTAGAGCGAGACTTTAATGTTAAGATAGATGACTTGCACAGACCGTTTATCGATACTTTGACGAGACCAAATCCTGATGATCCAACAGGAAAATCAGTTATGCGTCGTGTGCCTGATGTGTTTGATTGTTGGTTTGAGTCTGGCTCGATGCCGTTCGCGCAAGTTCACTATCCGTTTGAAAATAAAGAATGGTTCGAGAAAAATTTCCCTGCGGATTTTATCACTGAATATATAGCACAAACAAGAGGATGGTTCTATACGCTTTTTGTGCTTTCCACTGCTTTATTTGACAGTGAGCCATTTAAGAATTGCATATGCCACGGTGTGGTTCTTGATGTGAAAGGTCAGAAATTATCCAAACGTTTGAATAATTATGCAGATCCAATGGAGGTTTTTGACAAATATGGTTCTGATGCGCTGCGTTTTCTTATGCTGTCTGGTTCCATTGTTTGCGGTGGTAATTTACTACTCGATAAAGAAGGAAATTTAGTGCGTGATGTTCTAAAAAACGTAATAAAACCTATTTGGAACAGTTATCACTTTTTTACTATGTATGCAAATGCAGATGGAATTAAAGCTGAGATTTGTCAAGATTATCAAAGTACTATTGATCGCTACATGATTTCAAAATGTTTTGAAGCTGTGGAAGGTATCCAAGCTTCTATGAACAACTATAACTCCCAGGAGGCTTGCAAAATCCTGACAGATTTCTTTGAAGTGCTAAATAACTGGTATATTCGTCGCAGTCGTGAGCGTTTTTGGAAAGGTGATTTAGATCAAGACAAAACTGACGCTTATAATGTTCTGTACACAGTTTTTTATTACATGCTTCGAGCTGCAGCTCCTTTGTTGCCACTCATAACAGAGACTATATGGCAAGGGCTTAAGTACAAAGAAACATCTGTTCATTTGGCTGGTTTCCCACAATTAGAGAGATATAATAGTCAGCTCATTGTCAAGATGGATTTGGTAAGAGAGATATGTAACTCTGCATTATCCATCAGAAATACGTTTAATATACGTATCAGGCAGCCACTTGGCAGTATGACCATTTATCATAGTTCTTCCTGCGATTTCCTTGAAAATGAATATCAAGAGATAATAAGAGATGAGGTAAATGTAAAAAAATTAGAATTAGTAAACAGACTTGAAGATATTGCATCACTAGAGCTAAAACTAAATTTTCCGCTACTTGGTAAGAAGATTGCAGATAAAATCAAGAAACTAGTTCAATATGTCAAAGAAGAAAAGTGGAAGCAAATTGAGAATGAGCAAATATTTCTGGGGGATGAAACAGAGAACTATACTATAGAAAAAGGTGAATATGAACTATTGTTAAAAGCAGACAGTGAATATTCTTCTGTATTTGATAACAATAAAGGGATTGTTGTTCTGAGTACTGAGCTCAATGACGAACTAATTCTAGAAGGGCTTGCGAGAGATGTTGTGAGGCTTATTCAAGAAACTAGAAAACAAGCTGATTTTCATATATCAGATAGAATTAGAGTAACAATAAAAACAGAAGATGAAAAAATTAAGGAAGCAATAACTACATGGAATAAATACATAAAAGAGCAGACCCTTGCCTTATCTTTGGACACTAATAAAGAGATCGAGGCCGATTTCTATTTTAAGGAATACCAAGGTTTGACAGTTGGTATTAAGTTAATAAAGTTGCAAAGTTAG
- the miaB gene encoding tRNA (N6-isopentenyl adenosine(37)-C2)-methylthiotransferase MiaB produces MKGLYIKTYGCQMNVYDSVLMENIVKPLGFSVVSDAEQADLVILNTCHIREKAAEKLYSELGRIHSSQKNKEMTIVVAGCVAQAEGEEVFRRAPFVDIVVGPQSIAILPELIVKASRSKGHVINTDFPEVAKFDKLPDECYGNSQGSSAFLAIQEGCDKFCTFCVVPYTRGAEYSRSVNEIFRETLKLVASGAREITLLGQNVNAYHGECEGEVWDLGKLISHIAKIEKLERIRYTTSHPRDMHESLYLVHAEESKLMPFVHLPVQSGSNKILHAMNRKHTAEEYLEIIDRLRKLKPEIEFSSDFIVGFPGETEKDFEETMKLVEKIKYAQAYSFKYSPRPGTPGAERKDQVPEEVKTERLLRLQELISKQQLEFNQSMIGKTIPVLFSDKKGKHQNQIIGKSPYMQSVCVDDPDDKYKDKIVNVRILEARQNSLLGCAA; encoded by the coding sequence ATGAAAGGCCTATATATTAAAACTTACGGCTGTCAGATGAACGTTTATGACTCTGTTTTAATGGAGAATATAGTTAAGCCTCTAGGGTTCAGTGTTGTGAGTGATGCAGAACAAGCTGATTTGGTGATATTAAATACTTGTCATATTAGAGAAAAGGCAGCAGAAAAGCTCTACTCAGAGCTTGGAAGAATTCATTCATCACAAAAAAATAAGGAAATGACCATAGTGGTGGCTGGATGTGTAGCGCAAGCAGAGGGAGAAGAAGTGTTCAGAAGGGCTCCTTTTGTTGATATTGTTGTTGGTCCACAGAGTATCGCTATTTTACCGGAGCTGATAGTCAAAGCAAGTAGAAGTAAAGGTCATGTAATAAATACTGATTTTCCAGAAGTTGCGAAGTTTGATAAATTGCCAGATGAATGCTATGGCAATAGCCAGGGGTCTTCTGCGTTTCTTGCTATACAAGAAGGTTGTGATAAATTTTGTACGTTTTGTGTGGTGCCTTACACTCGCGGGGCTGAGTATTCACGATCAGTAAATGAAATATTCCGTGAAACATTAAAGTTAGTTGCAAGTGGAGCAAGGGAAATTACTTTGCTTGGTCAGAATGTCAATGCTTATCATGGGGAGTGTGAGGGAGAAGTGTGGGATTTAGGAAAATTAATTAGTCACATTGCTAAAATTGAAAAGCTAGAAAGAATCCGCTACACAACTTCTCATCCAAGAGATATGCACGAATCTCTCTACTTGGTACATGCGGAGGAATCAAAACTCATGCCGTTTGTTCACCTACCTGTGCAGTCAGGTTCGAATAAAATATTGCATGCAATGAATAGAAAACACACGGCAGAGGAGTATTTGGAAATAATAGACAGATTGCGCAAATTGAAACCTGAAATTGAATTTTCTTCTGATTTTATTGTTGGTTTTCCTGGAGAAACTGAAAAAGACTTTGAGGAAACTATGAAATTAGTAGAAAAAATAAAATATGCTCAGGCTTATAGTTTTAAATATAGCCCAAGGCCAGGAACGCCAGGGGCGGAAAGAAAAGATCAAGTACCAGAAGAGGTTAAAACAGAGCGTCTTCTTCGGTTACAGGAATTAATTAGCAAGCAACAACTTGAATTTAATCAGAGTATGATAGGAAAAACTATTCCTGTTCTATTCAGTGATAAAAAAGGTAAACACCAAAATCAAATTATTGGTAAAAGCCCATACATGCAATCAGTATGCGTTGATGATCCTGACGACAAATACAAAGATAAAATAGTAAATGTAAGGATATTGGAAGCTAGGCAAAATAGTTTGTTGGGATGCGCTGCCTAA